The Gemmatimonadales bacterium genome window below encodes:
- a CDS encoding threonine/serine exporter family protein, translating into MTDSIQRDTLPAENRDAVGFVLRLARAMHAYGYPAHRVEGALGEVARRLKLTAQFFSTPTSFMASFGVLERQSTYLIRVEPGDVDLGKSADVEEIIHEVVEGRMALAEGSAALERVHAAPPRYGPLVTTLAFGLSSAAASRFLGGGLREAMVAGVIGLVIGILLILAGRLPAFGRVFPFLTAFSASFIAAAAATVLPHYSVYVGTLAGLIVLIPGLTLTTAMTELSSGHLSSGTARLSGALMLFLVIGFGVAIGSQTVTLTMGEYASRVRPEALPDWTWWLALVAAPLGFAVLFRAHARDAIWILLAGALGIAGSRLGASTFGAELGAFVGALTVGVASNLYAYLLRRPASVTLVPGILLLVPGSIGFRSLSSLLDREVVTGVETAFTMVLIGAGLVAGLLLANVLVPERREG; encoded by the coding sequence ATGACCGACTCCATCCAGCGCGACACTCTTCCGGCCGAAAATCGGGACGCGGTAGGATTCGTCCTCCGACTTGCCCGGGCCATGCACGCCTACGGGTACCCGGCACACCGGGTCGAGGGGGCGCTTGGCGAGGTCGCCCGCCGGCTGAAGCTCACCGCGCAGTTCTTCTCTACCCCGACGTCCTTCATGGCGTCGTTTGGCGTGCTGGAGCGGCAGAGCACCTACCTCATTCGAGTGGAGCCGGGCGACGTCGACCTTGGCAAGAGCGCCGATGTCGAGGAGATCATTCACGAGGTGGTGGAGGGTCGGATGGCGCTGGCTGAGGGCTCGGCGGCCCTGGAGCGCGTCCACGCCGCCCCGCCGCGCTACGGCCCCCTCGTCACCACGCTCGCGTTCGGGCTGAGCTCGGCGGCAGCCTCGAGATTTCTCGGCGGCGGCCTGCGCGAGGCGATGGTTGCGGGGGTCATCGGGCTCGTCATCGGGATCCTGCTCATCCTCGCCGGCCGCCTGCCGGCGTTCGGGCGGGTCTTCCCCTTCCTCACCGCCTTCAGCGCGTCGTTCATTGCCGCGGCGGCTGCCACGGTCCTGCCCCACTACAGCGTCTATGTCGGCACGCTTGCCGGCCTGATCGTGCTGATCCCGGGGCTGACGCTCACCACCGCCATGACGGAGCTGTCGTCAGGCCACCTCTCCAGTGGCACCGCGCGGCTCAGCGGGGCGCTCATGCTCTTCCTCGTGATCGGCTTCGGTGTGGCGATCGGAAGCCAGACCGTCACGCTGACCATGGGGGAGTACGCGAGCCGGGTTCGGCCCGAGGCCCTCCCCGACTGGACCTGGTGGCTGGCGCTGGTGGCGGCCCCGCTCGGCTTCGCGGTGCTCTTCCGCGCCCACGCCCGCGACGCCATCTGGATCCTGCTCGCCGGTGCGCTCGGCATCGCCGGCAGCCGGCTCGGCGCCTCGACGTTTGGCGCAGAACTCGGCGCCTTCGTCGGCGCGCTGACGGTCGGCGTGGCGAGCAACCTCTACGCGTACCTGCTTCGGCGCCCCGCCTCGGTCACCCTCGTTCCCGGCATTCTCCTGCTGGTGCCGGGCTCGATCGGCTTCCGGAGCTTGTCCTCGCTGCTGGATCGGGAAGTGGTGACGGGCGTGGAGACTGCATTCACCATGGTCCTGATCGGCGCCGGTCTGGTGGCCGGCCTGCTGCTGGCCAACGTGCTGGTGCCGGAACGCCGGGAGGGGTGA
- a CDS encoding Ig-like domain-containing protein, with product MLLNTVLLLATLQQGAPQQAAPAALASSPIARLEVSPGTSLQMPAGDSLQLSVKALDADGQPVPDVSIRYFGAGGRFEGTVDSTGMIRSGSTGTLAVSIVARVTGTKPVVERVEVQMVPGPAASVAVAPMVTKLVAGQRLRLTATSYSKAGDERSDKIAWKSSAPGVIAVTEDGVVHAVAPGRATITAGAGAAMASVPVQVIPNTIARVEVSPSRTEARTGDVVQFTVKVKDAKGKEITGLVPAWTFAPGGGEVTSEGQFVGYTAGDYFVTVNFGVATAEAAVTLRPRDVRRPAEVVGRLPRTRFTTEEVWVMPDGKHAFLGSGSGGDVLYAIDISDPAAPTVTDSLVLNTRRVNDVMSTPDGKFIVFTREGAADRKNGIVIASTEDPAHPKVIAEFTEGVTSGVHSAFVYKQDKYGTNVFLTNDGTGALHIVNIDDPYHPKEIGQWRTDRPDAGRTLHDVDVQDGMAYLSYWNDGLVVLDVGNGMKGGTPSNPVLVTQYKYDLNALYADVEAVGGPGFIRGTHTAWRHKNYVFIADEVFPASGVKGAKDASAFRAYGRLQVLDVSDLAKPKSVAWYEPEFGGVHNIWVAGDTLYMGAYNGGFRAFDISGELLGDLRAQGREMVHVNTADMDGQTKNMAMTWGVVVKDGLAYVNDMLNGLWVIRMEPKKGVPPTP from the coding sequence ATGCTGCTGAACACCGTTCTCCTCCTTGCCACGCTTCAACAGGGCGCCCCGCAGCAGGCGGCGCCCGCCGCACTGGCGTCCTCGCCGATCGCCAGGCTCGAGGTCTCGCCCGGGACATCCCTGCAGATGCCCGCCGGCGATTCGCTCCAGCTCTCGGTGAAGGCCCTCGACGCCGATGGACAGCCGGTGCCGGATGTCTCGATCCGGTACTTCGGCGCGGGTGGGCGGTTCGAAGGGACGGTGGATTCCACCGGGATGATTCGCTCCGGCTCCACCGGGACACTCGCGGTCTCGATCGTGGCGCGCGTCACCGGTACCAAGCCGGTGGTCGAGCGGGTGGAGGTGCAGATGGTCCCGGGGCCGGCGGCCAGCGTCGCGGTCGCGCCGATGGTGACGAAGCTCGTGGCAGGGCAGCGCCTGCGGCTCACCGCCACCAGCTATTCCAAGGCGGGCGACGAGCGCAGCGACAAGATTGCGTGGAAGAGTTCCGCGCCGGGCGTGATTGCGGTGACAGAGGATGGCGTCGTGCACGCGGTGGCGCCGGGCCGGGCCACGATCACGGCGGGCGCCGGCGCGGCGATGGCCTCGGTGCCGGTGCAGGTGATCCCCAATACGATCGCCCGCGTCGAGGTGTCGCCGTCACGCACCGAGGCGCGTACCGGTGACGTCGTCCAATTCACCGTGAAGGTCAAGGATGCCAAGGGGAAGGAGATTACCGGGTTGGTGCCGGCCTGGACCTTTGCACCGGGGGGTGGGGAAGTCACCTCCGAGGGCCAGTTCGTCGGCTACACCGCGGGTGACTACTTCGTCACGGTCAACTTTGGCGTCGCCACGGCAGAGGCGGCCGTGACCCTGCGCCCGCGCGACGTGCGTCGTCCCGCCGAGGTGGTCGGCCGGTTGCCGCGCACCCGGTTCACGACCGAGGAGGTGTGGGTCATGCCGGACGGGAAGCATGCCTTCCTTGGCAGCGGCTCCGGCGGCGACGTGCTGTATGCGATCGACATCAGCGACCCCGCCGCGCCGACCGTCACCGACTCGCTGGTGCTGAATACCCGCCGGGTCAACGATGTGATGTCCACGCCCGACGGGAAGTTCATCGTGTTTACCCGCGAGGGCGCGGCGGACCGGAAGAACGGCATCGTCATCGCGTCCACCGAGGATCCGGCCCACCCCAAGGTGATTGCGGAGTTCACCGAGGGCGTGACCAGCGGGGTGCACTCGGCGTTTGTGTACAAGCAGGACAAGTACGGCACGAACGTCTTCCTGACCAACGACGGCACGGGCGCGCTGCACATCGTCAACATCGACGACCCGTACCATCCGAAGGAGATCGGGCAGTGGCGCACCGATCGACCCGATGCGGGGCGCACGCTGCACGACGTGGACGTGCAGGACGGCATGGCCTACCTCAGCTACTGGAACGACGGGCTGGTGGTGCTCGACGTCGGGAACGGCATGAAGGGCGGGACGCCGAGCAATCCCGTGCTCGTCACCCAGTACAAGTACGACCTCAACGCGTTGTACGCGGATGTGGAAGCGGTCGGCGGGCCCGGCTTCATTCGGGGCACGCACACCGCGTGGCGGCACAAGAACTATGTGTTCATCGCGGACGAAGTGTTTCCGGCGTCGGGTGTGAAGGGGGCCAAGGACGCGTCGGCGTTTCGTGCCTACGGTCGGCTGCAGGTGCTCGACGTGAGCGACCTGGCGAAGCCAAAGTCGGTCGCGTGGTATGAGCCGGAGTTCGGCGGCGTGCACAACATCTGGGTGGCCGGGGACACGCTCTACATGGGCGCGTACAACGGCGGCTTCCGCGCCTTCGATATTTCCGGGGAGCTCCTCGGCGACTTGCGCGCGCAGGGGCGCGAGATGGTGCACGTGAACACGGCGGACATGGACGGCCAGACCAAGAACATGGCGATGACCTGGGGCGTGGTCGTGAAGGACGGCCTGGCCTACGTGAACGACATGCTGAACGGCCTCTGGGTGATCCGCATGGAGCCGAAGAAGGGTGTGCCGCCGACGCCGTAA
- the era gene encoding GTPase Era — protein MPKTGHIALAGVPNVGKSSLLNTLVGQHLAIVSPKPQATRMPTVGLRTEGDTQYVFHDLPGLLEPRYMMQARMRHAALEQLARSHAILYLHPAPAGVAPPFASLAGLEAPPTAPLLTVYTKADLVPPASRAALGADAILVSAETGEGIPGLLQRLKALLPEGEFEFDPEDIGTQPLRFFVVEYLREAAFELLEDELPYAFTAEVEEFREHSSPVYIRVTLLVERESQKGMIIGQGGRTIKAIGSQARARLEELLGGPVYLDCWVKVLPNWRRNAASLARLGFPDDPAAG, from the coding sequence ATGCCGAAAACCGGTCACATTGCCCTCGCGGGCGTCCCCAACGTCGGCAAGTCATCCCTCCTCAATACCCTGGTGGGGCAGCACCTCGCGATCGTCTCCCCCAAGCCCCAGGCCACCCGCATGCCCACGGTCGGGCTCCGGACCGAGGGCGACACCCAGTACGTCTTTCATGACCTCCCCGGCCTCCTCGAGCCCCGGTACATGATGCAGGCCCGGATGCGACACGCCGCCCTCGAGCAGCTGGCCCGCTCCCACGCCATCCTCTATCTCCACCCGGCCCCGGCCGGGGTCGCGCCGCCCTTCGCTTCGCTGGCCGGTCTCGAGGCGCCGCCCACCGCCCCCCTGCTGACCGTCTATACCAAGGCCGACCTCGTGCCCCCCGCGTCGCGGGCGGCGCTCGGCGCCGACGCCATCCTGGTGTCCGCCGAGACCGGCGAAGGCATCCCGGGACTGCTCCAGCGCCTCAAGGCCCTCCTCCCCGAGGGGGAGTTCGAGTTCGATCCCGAGGACATTGGGACGCAGCCGCTTCGCTTCTTCGTGGTGGAGTATCTTCGCGAGGCGGCCTTCGAGCTGCTGGAGGACGAGCTCCCCTATGCCTTTACCGCCGAGGTCGAGGAGTTTCGCGAGCACTCCTCGCCGGTGTACATTCGGGTGACCCTGCTGGTGGAGCGCGAGAGCCAGAAGGGAATGATCATCGGGCAGGGCGGTCGCACCATCAAGGCGATCGGCTCGCAGGCGCGCGCCCGCCTCGAGGAGCTCCTCGGCGGGCCCGTCTACCTCGATTGCTGGGTCAAGGTGTTGCCCAACTGGCGGCGGAATGCCGCCTCACTTGCTCGGCTCGGATTTCCGGACGACCCCGCGGCGGGATGA
- a CDS encoding Trm112 family protein produces the protein MSLAPELLEILVCPKCKGDLEYRTEPSEALVCHACALVYAVDDGIPVMLVDEAKPL, from the coding sequence ATGAGCCTCGCGCCGGAACTGCTTGAGATTCTCGTCTGCCCCAAGTGCAAGGGCGATCTCGAATACCGCACGGAGCCGTCCGAGGCTCTCGTCTGTCACGCTTGCGCGCTCGTCTACGCCGTCGACGACGGGATTCCCGTCATGCTCGTCGACGAAGCCAAGCCCCTCTGA
- the cax gene encoding calcium/proton exchanger — protein sequence MTEPASTEGAGRILATAREEAERLGHAQIGTEHLLLALLRERESLPPEAAAQLPKDVENAGKRLMSAGKRGAPPEEGLALSSRARRIMDEAAAEAGRQGGSTITPEHLLVALQGENKGIAAAILREASGKKKGDRGGRPQGDAPANPDKPAPRERQRDRQRQKAGEDPAPESVIEPAPAAATPVERPDRPDRPDRPDRAERGRGRDREKRGGSAPEKGRERRDRKPEGKAPPAAPAPRRGGTPEPSAPPTPPLPRRVAPVVGDPFRIRVRHILLAAVPAAIWLARQGASPAIVFAVACLAILPLAQYLGEATEHLGERTGPTIGGFLNATFGNAAELIIAIFALQAGLIELVKASIIGSILGNLLLILGLSLMAAGMNKRLFAFNRTASSLAGSMLALAVAALVFPALLHATHPEPSRLMELHLSEAVAVVLGVVYLLSLLFSLRTHRRLLGGDPHPTVHPVWGVPRALAVLAGATVGIAVVSEILVQAIGPLTDGGLLSQAFLGLIIIPVIGNAAEHASAIVVARKGKVDLAIQIAMGSGTQVALFVAPVLVGVGLVLGVDMNLVFTPFEVLALALATGVSALITLDGESHWFEGVQLIALYVLVGIAAYFI from the coding sequence ATGACAGAACCAGCATCCACCGAGGGCGCCGGCCGCATTCTCGCCACCGCCCGCGAAGAGGCCGAGCGCCTCGGCCACGCCCAGATCGGCACGGAGCATCTCCTGCTCGCGCTCCTGCGCGAACGGGAGAGTCTCCCGCCCGAGGCGGCGGCCCAGTTGCCCAAGGACGTGGAGAACGCCGGCAAGCGGCTGATGAGCGCCGGCAAGCGGGGCGCTCCGCCCGAAGAAGGCTTGGCGCTCTCCAGCCGCGCGCGACGGATCATGGACGAAGCCGCCGCCGAGGCCGGGCGCCAGGGGGGATCGACCATCACCCCCGAGCACCTCCTCGTCGCCCTCCAGGGCGAGAACAAGGGCATCGCCGCCGCCATCCTGCGGGAAGCGAGTGGCAAGAAGAAGGGGGACCGCGGCGGCCGGCCGCAGGGCGACGCGCCCGCGAATCCCGACAAGCCGGCCCCGCGGGAGCGGCAACGCGATCGCCAGCGTCAGAAGGCCGGCGAGGATCCGGCGCCTGAATCGGTCATCGAGCCCGCTCCGGCTGCGGCCACGCCAGTGGAACGCCCTGATCGCCCCGACCGCCCCGACCGCCCCGACCGCGCGGAGCGGGGGCGCGGGCGGGATCGTGAGAAGCGAGGTGGGTCCGCTCCCGAGAAGGGCCGGGAGCGCCGCGACCGCAAGCCGGAAGGGAAGGCTCCTCCCGCCGCCCCGGCGCCGCGGCGCGGCGGAACCCCGGAGCCATCGGCCCCCCCGACTCCGCCGCTCCCTCGGCGCGTCGCCCCCGTGGTGGGTGACCCGTTCCGCATCCGCGTCCGGCATATCCTGCTGGCCGCCGTCCCCGCCGCGATCTGGTTGGCGCGCCAGGGGGCGTCGCCCGCCATCGTGTTCGCCGTCGCCTGCCTCGCGATCCTCCCGCTCGCGCAGTACCTCGGCGAAGCGACGGAGCATCTCGGGGAGCGGACCGGACCGACCATCGGCGGATTCCTGAACGCGACCTTCGGGAACGCTGCCGAGCTGATCATCGCCATCTTTGCGCTCCAGGCGGGCCTGATCGAACTGGTCAAGGCGTCGATCATCGGCAGCATTCTCGGGAACCTGCTCCTGATTCTCGGCCTGTCGCTGATGGCCGCGGGCATGAACAAGCGGCTCTTTGCCTTCAATCGCACTGCCTCCAGCCTGGCGGGCTCCATGCTGGCGCTGGCAGTCGCCGCACTGGTCTTCCCGGCGCTCCTCCACGCCACGCACCCGGAGCCGTCGCGCCTGATGGAATTGCATCTCTCCGAGGCCGTGGCGGTGGTCCTGGGTGTCGTGTACCTCCTGTCGCTGCTCTTTTCGCTCCGCACGCATCGCCGCCTGCTCGGGGGCGACCCCCATCCGACGGTGCACCCCGTGTGGGGGGTGCCGCGCGCGCTGGCCGTGCTGGCCGGCGCGACGGTCGGCATCGCGGTGGTCTCGGAGATCCTGGTCCAGGCGATCGGCCCGCTGACCGACGGGGGCCTCTTGTCGCAGGCGTTCCTCGGACTGATCATCATTCCCGTCATCGGCAACGCAGCCGAGCACGCCTCGGCGATCGTGGTGGCGCGGAAGGGGAAGGTGGACCTCGCGATCCAGATCGCGATGGGATCGGGTACCCAGGTCGCGCTGTTCGTGGCACCGGTCCTGGTCGGGGTGGGGCTGGTCCTGGGGGTGGACATGAATCTCGTGTTCACGCCGTTCGAGGTGCTGGCGCTTGCGCTGGCCACCGGGGTCAGCGCCCTGATTACGCTCGACGGCGAATCCCACTGGTTTGAGGGGGTGCAGTTGATTGCCCTCTACGTGCTGGTCGGGATCGCGGCGTATTTCATTTGA
- a CDS encoding diguanylate cyclase, which produces MPEILRRWAEARGFPTLEFRQGAELESIVLRGASCLIFLDGDETGSQGLAMVRRLKADAFTAIVPAVVLSGTHAPERVGEWFAAGADEVITGFFAPAEQRARLDAMLLRTERDVSVHPSTRLPGTTEIERAIRSQLESGDEFAVCYADLDHFKEYNDRYSYYDGDRVIFILSRILHDVVRGMTGPAGFVGHIGGDDFIFVIPSAHVGDVCGEILSVFDTLIPLQYNDQDRRAGYFFGKDRRGQLHRVPLMTLSIGIVTNKNRRFAHPAQVSELATEMKSYAKTLPGSVFVVDRRHAPEGESPATGEGRDKR; this is translated from the coding sequence GTGCCAGAAATTCTGAGGCGCTGGGCCGAAGCCCGGGGCTTTCCCACGCTTGAGTTCCGGCAGGGAGCGGAGTTGGAGTCCATCGTGCTCCGGGGCGCCTCCTGTTTGATATTTCTTGACGGCGACGAGACCGGGAGCCAGGGGTTGGCCATGGTCCGCCGCCTCAAGGCCGATGCGTTCACGGCCATCGTGCCGGCCGTGGTGCTCTCGGGGACGCACGCGCCGGAACGGGTCGGGGAGTGGTTCGCCGCCGGAGCCGATGAAGTCATCACCGGGTTCTTCGCGCCGGCGGAGCAGCGGGCGCGGCTGGACGCGATGCTGCTGCGGACCGAGCGCGACGTGTCGGTGCATCCGTCCACGCGGCTTCCCGGGACCACGGAAATCGAGCGGGCCATCCGGTCGCAGCTGGAGTCGGGCGACGAGTTCGCGGTGTGCTACGCGGACCTCGACCACTTCAAGGAATACAACGACCGGTACAGTTACTACGACGGCGACCGCGTCATCTTCATCCTTTCGCGCATCCTGCACGACGTGGTGCGCGGGATGACCGGGCCCGCGGGGTTTGTCGGGCACATCGGAGGGGACGACTTCATCTTCGTCATCCCGTCCGCGCATGTGGGCGATGTCTGCGGGGAGATCCTGTCGGTGTTTGACACGCTCATCCCGCTGCAGTACAACGACCAGGACCGTCGCGCCGGGTATTTCTTCGGCAAGGACCGCCGGGGCCAGTTGCATCGCGTGCCGCTCATGACGCTGTCCATCGGGATCGTGACCAACAAGAACCGTCGGTTTGCACACCCGGCGCAGGTCAGCGAGTTGGCGACCGAGATGAAGAGTTACGCCAAGACCCTGCCAGGGTCGGTGTTCGTGGTGGACCGCCGGCATGCGCCTGAGGGCGAATCGCCGGCCACCGGCGAAGGCCGGGACAAGCGTTGA
- a CDS encoding zinc-ribbon domain-containing protein — translation MNVTCPGCSTVFRVDPAKVPAGGVRARCSVCRAVFRVESAGAAPVGLPAAASPPAHTPAPMPATPPVQDSPAASPPPPPPPRASAPAPTPTPAYPTDHGIGAPPFVVPPPRSTPARPAAPTYPSAPSPGPRTCGRRSHRDPSIATPSAPRTSSPRPSINPFLSKDPGQKARRLARALVSDIVVYHPEKRLEGLQHGTLKQIFDEEIKKSWEEYTGQVGRELAESTTHFNDALNEILGDGSKIF, via the coding sequence ATGAACGTGACCTGCCCAGGTTGTTCGACCGTCTTCCGGGTGGACCCCGCCAAGGTCCCCGCCGGGGGCGTGCGCGCGCGGTGCTCGGTCTGCCGCGCCGTCTTCCGCGTGGAGTCGGCGGGCGCGGCGCCCGTGGGCTTGCCGGCGGCCGCATCGCCACCGGCACACACCCCGGCGCCCATGCCGGCCACACCACCGGTACAGGATTCGCCCGCCGCCTCGCCGCCGCCTCCTCCGCCTCCCCGGGCCTCGGCGCCGGCGCCGACGCCGACGCCGGCGTATCCGACCGACCACGGCATTGGCGCCCCGCCGTTCGTGGTACCGCCGCCCCGGTCAACGCCCGCGCGGCCAGCGGCACCGACCTATCCGTCGGCGCCCTCCCCGGGGCCCCGCACGTGCGGCCGCCGTTCTCATCGCGACCCGAGCATTGCGACGCCGTCCGCGCCGCGGACGTCGTCACCACGGCCGTCGATCAATCCGTTCCTGTCGAAGGACCCGGGACAGAAGGCCCGGCGCCTGGCGCGGGCCCTGGTGTCCGACATCGTGGTGTACCATCCCGAGAAGCGCCTCGAAGGGCTTCAGCACGGCACCCTGAAGCAGATCTTCGACGAGGAGATCAAGAAGAGCTGGGAAGAGTATACCGGGCAGGTGGGACGGGAACTCGCGGAGTCCACGACCCATTTCAACGACGCGTTGAACGAGATCCTGGGGGACGGCAGCAAGATTTTTTGA
- a CDS encoding FtsX-like permease family protein has product MRFPSRLERRIAVRYLRSRRGRRGASLGTTISIGGVAVGIMALIVVLGVMNGLRNELLDRILVASPHLRILTYGDNLRIDNWKGALATIRATPGVVAAAPEVTTQSLILNSASYPEGVMVIGLDTAAASLPVNSLPEALTEGDLGFQASDTSVDGALILGRRLAQRLGAFPGDLVGLISPTAARVNPALGYAMPRIWKFQVTGIFDTGMYQYDNQFVLMEREMAQRFAGLDSAITGIQVRVGDPWEAPRIGRELEDRLGLPFRSMDWQTQNHGMFAALQLEKLGMGLVIFFVMIVAAFNIVGTLTMLVTDKTREIGILQAMGLPAGSIGRIFLAQGAIIGGIGVAIGLVAGLVVGFVVDKSGWVRIDPSVYFIDRLPVHIELLDVGVVIAAGLLVAIVATLYPSRAATRLTPVDAIRHE; this is encoded by the coding sequence TTGCGCTTTCCCAGCCGGCTCGAGCGACGCATCGCAGTGCGCTATCTCCGCAGCCGCCGCGGCCGGCGGGGCGCCTCGCTCGGCACTACGATCTCGATCGGCGGCGTGGCCGTCGGCATCATGGCGCTGATCGTGGTGCTCGGCGTGATGAACGGCCTCCGAAATGAACTGCTCGATCGCATCCTCGTGGCGAGCCCCCACCTCCGCATCCTCACCTACGGCGACAACCTGCGCATCGACAACTGGAAGGGAGCGCTCGCCACGATCCGCGCCACGCCGGGCGTCGTGGCCGCCGCGCCCGAGGTGACGACCCAGTCGCTAATCCTCAACTCGGCCAGCTACCCCGAGGGTGTCATGGTGATCGGCCTGGACACCGCCGCGGCGTCTCTCCCGGTGAATTCGCTGCCGGAGGCGCTGACCGAGGGCGATCTCGGCTTCCAGGCCAGCGACACCTCCGTGGACGGCGCCCTGATCCTCGGCCGCCGGCTCGCCCAGCGGCTGGGGGCCTTCCCGGGCGACCTCGTCGGGTTGATTTCGCCCACGGCCGCCCGGGTCAACCCGGCGCTCGGGTACGCCATGCCCCGGATCTGGAAGTTCCAGGTCACCGGCATCTTCGACACCGGGATGTACCAGTACGACAACCAGTTCGTCCTGATGGAGCGCGAAATGGCCCAGCGGTTTGCCGGGCTGGACTCCGCCATCACCGGCATCCAGGTCCGGGTCGGCGACCCTTGGGAGGCGCCGCGCATCGGGAGGGAGTTGGAGGACCGGCTCGGGCTGCCGTTCCGGAGCATGGACTGGCAGACCCAGAACCACGGCATGTTTGCCGCGCTGCAGCTCGAGAAGCTGGGCATGGGACTGGTCATCTTCTTCGTGATGATCGTGGCCGCGTTCAACATCGTGGGCACGCTCACGATGCTGGTGACCGACAAGACGCGCGAGATCGGCATCCTGCAGGCGATGGGGCTGCCGGCCGGCTCGATCGGACGGATCTTCCTCGCGCAGGGTGCCATCATCGGCGGCATCGGCGTCGCGATCGGCCTCGTGGCCGGGCTCGTTGTCGGGTTCGTGGTGGACAAGAGCGGCTGGGTCCGGATCGACCCCTCGGTGTACTTCATCGATCGCCTGCCCGTCCACATCGAGCTGCTGGATGTCGGGGTGGTCATCGCCGCCGGGCTGCTCGTCGCCATCGTCGCCACCCTCTATCCCTCGCGTGCCGCCACCCGGCTCACGCCCGTGGACGCGATTCGCCACGAATGA
- a CDS encoding ABC transporter ATP-binding protein: MSVVLEARGLRKHYLGGDGSTIDVLSGVDLSVSRGEFVAIMGASGAGKSTLLHLLGALDAPSAGEVLLDGASYAERSPDALAALRNARIGFVFQFHHLLREFNARENVMMPLLIAGRGDAEAGARADVLLEAVGLSGRRLHLPTQLSGGEQQRVAVARALANGPAVVLADEPSGNLDHAHSENLHRIFAGLARDFQTALVVVTHNRHLAERADRLLMMEAGLLVPAAPEEAPS, from the coding sequence ATGAGCGTCGTGCTGGAGGCCCGCGGACTGCGGAAGCACTACCTCGGCGGGGACGGCTCGACGATCGACGTGCTCTCGGGGGTCGACCTGAGCGTCTCCCGGGGTGAGTTCGTGGCCATCATGGGCGCGAGCGGAGCGGGGAAGAGCACGCTCCTGCACCTCCTCGGCGCGCTGGACGCGCCGTCCGCCGGCGAGGTGCTGCTGGACGGCGCTTCCTACGCGGAGCGGAGCCCCGATGCGCTGGCCGCGCTGCGCAATGCGCGGATCGGGTTCGTCTTCCAGTTTCATCACCTGCTCCGCGAGTTCAACGCGCGGGAGAACGTGATGATGCCGCTCCTGATCGCCGGACGGGGAGATGCCGAGGCCGGTGCGCGCGCCGATGTGCTCCTGGAGGCCGTTGGGCTCTCCGGCCGGCGGCTGCACCTGCCGACGCAACTCTCGGGCGGCGAGCAGCAGCGGGTGGCCGTGGCCCGTGCCCTGGCAAACGGACCGGCGGTGGTCCTGGCCGACGAGCCGTCGGGCAATCTCGACCACGCGCACAGCGAGAACCTGCACCGGATCTTCGCGGGACTGGCCCGCGACTTCCAGACCGCGCTCGTCGTGGTGACCCACAATCGGCACCTCGCGGAGCGGGCCGACCGCCTCTTGATGATGGAGGCGGGGCTGCTGGTTCCTGCTGCGCCGGAGGAGGCGCCTTCATGA
- a CDS encoding UvrB/UvrC motif-containing protein: protein MTCQQCGEREAVVLLKKVEEGDVRVLHLCEKCAAERGVPEGEESAKTPLGAFLAAMGTDPSAEAPLSSGAALAECPGCGATLQDFRRTGRLGCATCWTTFEGPLRGLTRRVHGATRHVGEFYVQPGAEPPDQAALVRRLREQLAVAVADENFEQAAELRDRLRGLE from the coding sequence ATGACGTGCCAACAGTGCGGGGAACGCGAAGCGGTCGTCCTCCTCAAGAAGGTCGAGGAAGGCGATGTGCGGGTGCTCCACCTCTGCGAGAAGTGCGCGGCGGAGCGCGGTGTGCCCGAGGGGGAGGAGTCGGCCAAGACCCCGCTGGGCGCGTTCCTCGCGGCGATGGGCACCGACCCGTCCGCCGAGGCCCCGCTGAGCAGTGGTGCGGCGCTGGCCGAGTGTCCGGGGTGTGGCGCCACGCTGCAGGACTTTCGGCGCACCGGTCGGCTGGGATGCGCCACCTGCTGGACCACGTTCGAGGGACCGCTGCGCGGCCTGACACGCCGGGTGCACGGCGCCACCCGGCACGTCGGGGAGTTTTATGTGCAGCCGGGGGCCGAGCCGCCCGACCAGGCGGCGCTGGTGCGGCGCCTGCGGGAGCAGCTGGCGGTGGCGGTGGCCGACGAGAACTTCGAGCAGGCCGCCGAGCTGCGGGACCGGCTGCGGGGGCTCGAATGA